In Lysobacter firmicutimachus, one genomic interval encodes:
- a CDS encoding single-stranded DNA-binding protein, whose product MHVEFKSKTSANHREYKNKWYGEQQAALHVAGADYPLPFKVNVERGHEYEPGQYNLAGDSFGTDQHGNLRLNRVRIGSRISAPPSLPKG is encoded by the coding sequence ATGCACGTTGAATTCAAGAGCAAGACCAGCGCCAACCATCGCGAATACAAGAACAAGTGGTACGGCGAACAGCAGGCGGCACTGCACGTTGCCGGCGCGGACTACCCGCTGCCGTTCAAGGTCAACGTCGAGCGCGGCCATGAGTACGAACCGGGCCAGTACAACCTTGCCGGGGACAGCTTCGGCACCGATCAGCACGGCAATCTGCGGTTGAACCGTGTCCGCATTGGCTCGCGCATCAGCGCGCCGCCGTCGCTGCCGAAGGGCTAA
- a CDS encoding major capsid protein yields MQKITAKTTALATIAAASLVASPAFAAIDVSEAKTAIGEAAVAGAVIGLAVLVMLVGIKVFKWVRGGM; encoded by the coding sequence ATGCAGAAGATCACCGCCAAGACTACCGCTCTCGCCACTATCGCCGCCGCTTCGCTCGTCGCCTCGCCGGCCTTCGCCGCCATCGACGTGAGCGAGGCCAAGACCGCCATCGGCGAGGCCGCCGTTGCCGGCGCCGTGATCGGCCTCGCCGTGCTGGTGATGCTGGTCGGCATCAAGGTCTTCAAGTGGGTGCGCGGCGGCATGTAA